A portion of the Magnetovibrio sp. genome contains these proteins:
- a CDS encoding amino acid ABC transporter permease: MNEFKSLPDLPPPAATTGVVGWMRTNLFSTPLYTVLTIAVAYLLYITLVPVLDWAIFSANFTGDDKTVCATGGACWAFIGNRLDIFTYGSYPATEYWRLDLCFLLLILSFGPQFFEKFPYKLPLGIFSLTGFPVICFFLIAGSDMFGLEHVETEKWGGLALTLMLAYVGIVAALPFGVVLALGRRSEMPVIRTFCIAFIELWRGVPLISVLFMSSVMLPLFLPDGMNFDKLLRALIGITMFQSAYMAEVIRGGLQAIPRGQYEAAKALGLSYWKSMGLIILPQALKLVIPGIVNTFIALFKDTTLVLIIGLLDILATVQAAITDPAWGNVAIEGYVFAAACFWVFCFGMSRYSQKLERKLHTGHKR; the protein is encoded by the coding sequence ATGAACGAATTCAAATCACTTCCCGACCTTCCGCCGCCCGCTGCGACGACCGGGGTCGTTGGTTGGATGCGTACCAATTTGTTTTCGACGCCGCTTTATACGGTGTTGACCATTGCGGTGGCTTACCTCTTGTACATCACGCTGGTTCCGGTTTTGGATTGGGCGATTTTCTCGGCCAATTTCACCGGTGACGACAAAACCGTGTGTGCGACCGGTGGCGCGTGTTGGGCGTTTATCGGCAACCGCTTGGACATCTTCACGTACGGCAGCTACCCAGCGACTGAGTATTGGCGGTTGGATCTGTGCTTCTTGTTGTTGATCTTGTCTTTCGGTCCACAGTTTTTCGAGAAGTTTCCATACAAACTGCCGTTGGGCATCTTCTCGCTGACCGGTTTCCCGGTGATCTGCTTCTTCTTGATCGCGGGCAGCGACATGTTCGGTTTGGAACATGTCGAAACCGAAAAATGGGGCGGCTTGGCGCTGACGTTGATGCTGGCCTACGTCGGCATCGTCGCGGCGCTGCCGTTCGGCGTTGTGCTGGCGTTGGGGCGTCGTTCGGAAATGCCGGTGATCCGGACTTTCTGTATCGCGTTTATCGAATTGTGGCGCGGCGTTCCGTTGATTTCGGTGCTGTTCATGTCGTCGGTGATGCTGCCGTTGTTCCTGCCCGATGGCATGAACTTCGACAAGCTGCTGCGCGCCTTGATCGGCATCACCATGTTCCAGTCCGCCTATATGGCCGAAGTGATCCGCGGTGGTTTGCAAGCCATTCCCCGCGGTCAATACGAGGCCGCTAAGGCGCTGGGTTTGAGCTACTGGAAAAGCATGGGGCTTATCATTTTGCCTCAGGCGCTTAAGCTGGTGATCCCCGGCATCGTCAACACCTTCATCGCATTGTTTAAGGACACCACGCTGGTGCTGATCATCGGCCTGCTGGACATCCTGGCGACGGTTCAAGCGGCGATCACCGATCCCGCATGGGGCAATGTCGCGATCGAAGGGTATGTCTTCGCGGCGGCATGCTTTTGGGTGTTCTGTTTTGGCATGTCTCGCTACAGCCAAAAATTGGAACGCAAACTGCACACCGGGCACAAACGTTAA
- a CDS encoding metal ABC transporter permease, with the protein MIELDTFLVRALLAGCAVALVAGPLGAFVVWRRMAYFGGALSHTALLGVALGFVVGVDPVLGVGFVVVAMALILSGLQRVRGLSLDTLLGVLAHGALAVGLIVASTLDSVRIDLMGYLFGDILAVGWSDVAWTWGGMALIFAVLVRLWRPLLSATVHADLAEVEGVNVRRTDLAFMLLLAIVVALAMQVVGILLVTSMLIIPASAVRSLSRTPEAMGALAAGAGLISVVVGLWSSYQYDLPAGPSIVASASALFVLGLLVRSKDA; encoded by the coding sequence ATGATTGAGCTCGACACATTTTTGGTGCGCGCCCTGTTGGCGGGGTGTGCGGTGGCGCTGGTCGCGGGACCCCTGGGCGCGTTCGTGGTGTGGCGGCGGATGGCGTATTTCGGCGGCGCGTTGTCGCACACTGCGTTGTTGGGGGTGGCGCTGGGTTTCGTCGTCGGCGTCGATCCGGTGCTGGGCGTCGGGTTCGTGGTCGTGGCGATGGCGTTGATTTTGAGCGGCTTGCAGCGGGTGCGCGGACTGTCGCTCGACACTTTGTTGGGCGTCCTCGCCCATGGGGCGTTGGCGGTCGGTCTGATCGTCGCCTCGACCTTGGACTCGGTGCGCATCGATTTGATGGGCTATTTGTTCGGCGACATTTTGGCGGTGGGCTGGTCCGACGTGGCATGGACCTGGGGCGGCATGGCGTTGATTTTCGCCGTGCTGGTCCGATTGTGGCGGCCGTTGCTCAGCGCCACGGTGCACGCCGATCTGGCCGAGGTCGAAGGCGTCAACGTGCGGCGCACGGATTTGGCGTTTATGCTGTTGCTGGCCATCGTGGTGGCGCTGGCGATGCAGGTGGTGGGCATCTTGCTGGTGACGTCGATGCTGATCATTCCCGCGTCTGCTGTGCGCAGCCTGTCGCGCACGCCCGAGGCTATGGGCGCATTGGCGGCGGGGGCGGGGTTGATCTCCGTCGTGGTCGGCTTGTGGTCATCCTATCAATACGATCTTCCCGCCGGGCCGAGTATCGTCGCCAGCGCCTCGGCATTGTTCGTCTTGGGCCTGCTGGTCAGGTCGAAAGACGCTTGA
- a CDS encoding PAS domain-containing hybrid sensor histidine kinase/response regulator, translating into MGAEQHQDIYQAYNELLQHFEDITRLVSDLIWDVDQDLKLRSVSARLHEITGFFPHEWIGKTLEEIGEFAHPSETAQPIRNWRKPFRDQEFIVTGRNGEKYTFLLSGTPYFHVSSGEFQGVHGVARDITHTLKVEEAQRRSKEAAEKSNQAKTEFLASMSHELRTPLNGILGFAQLLQFDQKAPLNEAQTNYTQLIIDSGNHLLNLIDQVLELAKIESGHYTMDFVDVNVDALIDECLSIIEPVATKRQIKLNKVISGSNNVFVRADALRIKQVILNLLSNAVKYNVEQGSVSVTIGVEGDNKAHIEFSDTGIGIAPEQLEHLFEPFERLGYENSDVQGTGIGLTITRELLHRMDGEIGVISHVGKGSLFWVELPMTSHSVDTSASDVDQDATPGHSVVQGSVGPRTILYIEDNPANLSLMAHVLAMVPDYKLLEAHTAEIGIAVAEKQQPDLILMDINLPGMDGVAAMHALAQMEKTKHIPVVAVSANAMPNDVAQALEAGFHDYLTKPFQIDRLFKVMQDIFAKDNQASSPEVD; encoded by the coding sequence ATGGGCGCTGAGCAACATCAAGATATCTACCAAGCCTACAACGAACTGCTGCAGCATTTCGAAGACATCACCCGGCTTGTTTCCGACTTGATTTGGGACGTCGACCAGGATCTCAAATTGCGTAGCGTTTCTGCGCGGTTGCACGAGATAACGGGCTTCTTTCCACACGAGTGGATTGGCAAAACCTTGGAAGAGATCGGTGAGTTCGCCCATCCGTCCGAGACCGCTCAACCCATTCGAAATTGGCGCAAGCCTTTTCGCGATCAAGAATTTATCGTCACAGGCCGCAACGGTGAAAAATATACGTTTTTGCTCAGCGGAACGCCGTATTTTCACGTTTCAAGCGGAGAATTCCAGGGCGTTCACGGTGTCGCCCGTGACATCACCCACACCTTGAAGGTCGAAGAAGCGCAGCGCCGCAGTAAGGAAGCTGCCGAAAAGTCCAATCAAGCCAAGACGGAATTCTTGGCTTCGATGAGCCATGAGTTGCGCACCCCTTTGAACGGCATACTCGGCTTTGCCCAGCTGTTGCAATTCGACCAGAAAGCTCCGTTGAACGAGGCGCAAACCAACTACACGCAGTTGATCATCGATAGCGGCAATCACCTTTTAAATTTGATCGACCAAGTTCTGGAATTGGCGAAAATCGAATCCGGCCATTACACGATGGATTTCGTCGATGTGAACGTGGATGCCTTGATCGACGAATGTCTGTCCATCATCGAGCCGGTTGCGACAAAACGTCAAATCAAGCTCAACAAGGTGATTTCGGGCAGTAATAATGTTTTCGTCCGCGCCGATGCGCTACGCATTAAGCAGGTCATCCTCAATCTCTTGTCCAACGCGGTCAAATATAACGTCGAGCAGGGCAGCGTTTCCGTCACGATCGGGGTTGAAGGCGACAACAAGGCTCACATCGAATTTTCCGATACGGGTATCGGCATTGCGCCGGAACAGTTGGAACACCTGTTCGAGCCGTTCGAACGATTGGGCTATGAAAACTCGGATGTCCAGGGAACCGGTATCGGCCTCACCATCACCCGCGAATTGCTGCATCGCATGGACGGTGAAATCGGTGTGATCAGTCACGTCGGTAAGGGCAGTTTGTTCTGGGTCGAATTGCCGATGACAAGCCACAGCGTTGACACGTCCGCGAGCGATGTCGACCAGGACGCAACGCCCGGTCACAGCGTTGTTCAGGGCAGCGTGGGCCCGCGGACCATTCTCTACATCGAGGACAATCCGGCCAACCTGTCCTTGATGGCGCACGTCTTGGCGATGGTGCCGGACTATAAGCTTCTGGAAGCCCATACTGCCGAGATTGGCATTGCCGTGGCCGAAAAACAGCAGCCCGACCTGATCCTTATGGACATCAACCTGCCGGGCATGGACGGTGTCGCCGCCATGCACGCATTGGCGCAAATGGAAAAGACCAAGCACATACCGGTCGTCGCGGTGAGCGCGAACGCCATGCCCAACGATGTGGCTCAGGCGCTAGAAGCAGGATTTCACGACTATTTGACCAAACCGTTTCAAATTGATCGCTTGTTCAAGGTCATGCAGGACATTTTTGCGAAAGACAACCAGGCCTCTTCACCGGAGGTCGATTAG
- a CDS encoding amino acid ABC transporter substrate-binding protein, whose amino-acid sequence MKKSITVLGAVAAAMIATSASAGTLEDVQKRGTLSCGVSTGLPGFSLQDEKGNWTGIDVDTCRAVAAAVLGDAKKVRFVPLTAKERFTALQSGEIDMLSRNTTWTHTRDTSLGLNFAGVNYYDGQGFLVQKALGVKSAKELDGASVCIQAGTTTELNLADYFRLNGMKYSAVVFDTSDQTREGFESARCDILTSDQSQLYAIRSKMADPNSAMVLPEVISKEPLGPVVRQGDDAWFNIVRWTLFAQVNAEEMGVTSANAAEMKGAADPNVKRLLGTEGDAGTKLGLTADWAYNAISQVGNYAEMFERNVGPATPLAISRGLNALWNQGGLQYAPPIR is encoded by the coding sequence GTGAAAAAATCCATTACCGTTCTCGGCGCCGTGGCTGCAGCCATGATCGCCACGTCGGCTTCGGCTGGCACCCTTGAAGATGTTCAAAAGCGCGGCACGCTGTCTTGCGGCGTGAGCACCGGTCTGCCGGGCTTCTCCCTGCAGGACGAAAAAGGCAACTGGACCGGTATCGACGTCGACACCTGCCGTGCCGTCGCCGCCGCCGTTTTGGGCGATGCCAAGAAAGTGCGCTTCGTTCCGCTGACCGCGAAAGAACGTTTCACCGCGCTGCAGTCGGGTGAAATCGACATGCTGTCGCGCAACACCACCTGGACCCACACCCGCGACACCTCGCTGGGTCTGAACTTCGCCGGCGTCAACTACTACGACGGTCAGGGCTTCCTGGTTCAGAAAGCTCTCGGCGTCAAAAGCGCGAAAGAACTCGACGGCGCGTCTGTCTGTATTCAGGCTGGCACCACCACTGAGCTCAACCTCGCCGACTACTTCCGCCTCAACGGCATGAAGTACTCCGCCGTCGTGTTCGATACGTCCGACCAAACCCGCGAAGGTTTCGAATCCGCACGTTGCGACATCCTGACCTCCGACCAATCGCAGCTCTACGCGATCCGCTCCAAAATGGCTGACCCGAACAGCGCCATGGTGCTGCCGGAAGTCATCTCCAAAGAGCCGCTCGGCCCCGTGGTCCGTCAGGGCGACGACGCTTGGTTCAACATTGTCCGCTGGACCTTGTTTGCCCAAGTTAACGCTGAAGAAATGGGCGTGACGTCCGCCAACGCCGCTGAAATGAAGGGCGCTGCCGATCCGAACGTCAAACGTCTGCTCGGCACCGAAGGCGACGCTGGCACCAAGTTGGGCCTCACCGCCGACTGGGCTTACAACGCGATCTCTCAGGTCGGCAACTACGCCGAAATGTTCGAGCGCAACGTTGGTCCCGCCACACCGCTGGCCATCTCCCGTGGTCTGAACGCGCTGTGGAACCAAGGCGGCCTGCAGTACGCTCCGCCGATCCGCTAA
- the znuC gene encoding zinc ABC transporter ATP-binding protein ZnuC: MTDPSVLIEARGVEVAFGGHTVLSGGDVTVRKGEIVTLIGPNGAGKTTLVRVLLGLVKPSVGKVTRKKGLSIGYMPQRVSIDPALPITVKRFLDLGAPRGLRAEDYTDVLGEVGAGHVMDQPMQGISGGEMQRVLLARAMLRKPDLLVLDEPVQGVDLTGQAELYRLVQNIREQHGVAVLMVSHDLHVVMAQTDHVICLNRHVCCAGHPHAVSRHPEFVALFGDEVASTLAVYAHHHDHEHALDGHVHSESCDHD; encoded by the coding sequence ATGACTGACCCTTCCGTTTTGATCGAAGCCCGCGGTGTCGAAGTCGCCTTTGGCGGACACACGGTTTTGTCCGGTGGCGACGTCACGGTGCGCAAGGGCGAAATCGTCACGCTGATCGGTCCCAATGGCGCGGGCAAGACGACCTTGGTGCGGGTGTTGCTTGGCTTGGTTAAGCCTAGCGTCGGCAAAGTGACGCGCAAAAAGGGCTTGTCCATCGGGTATATGCCCCAGCGCGTCAGCATCGACCCGGCATTGCCGATCACGGTGAAACGGTTTTTGGATTTGGGCGCGCCGCGGGGATTGCGCGCCGAAGATTATACAGACGTCTTGGGCGAGGTCGGCGCAGGGCATGTCATGGACCAGCCCATGCAAGGCATTTCCGGCGGCGAGATGCAGCGCGTGCTGTTGGCGCGCGCGATGCTGCGCAAGCCCGACTTGTTGGTTCTGGACGAGCCGGTTCAAGGTGTCGACCTGACCGGTCAGGCGGAACTTTACCGATTGGTGCAAAACATTCGTGAGCAGCACGGCGTCGCGGTGCTGATGGTGTCGCACGATCTGCATGTGGTGATGGCGCAGACCGATCACGTCATTTGCCTCAACCGTCATGTGTGTTGTGCCGGCCATCCCCACGCGGTCAGCCGTCATCCCGAATTCGTCGCCTTGTTCGGCGACGAGGTCGCCTCGACACTGGCGGTGTATGCCCACCATCACGACCACGAGCACGCCTTGGACGGGCATGTACATTCTGAGAGTTGCGACCATGATTGA
- a CDS encoding amino acid ABC transporter permease, which yields MADPTKTHGTSGHGKTAIWNDPTFRSITFQVLAALAIGWFFYTIFDNTLTNMERRGITTGFAFLDSTAGFGILMSLIEYDETHTYGDTFYVGLLNTLLVSVMGIVTATILGFIIGVARLSSNWLIAKIASVYVEILRNIPLLLQIFFWYFAVLSTLPHPRDSINLLDGVFLNGRGLYIPGPIPESGFGIVTAVFLMAVVASFVIVRWANKRQMETGQPFPSLLTSLGLIVVLPLLVFAVMGMPMSFDYPALKGFNFQGGIRVIPELMALWWALSLYTAAFIAEIVRAGILAVSHGQTEAAHALGLRNGPTLRLIVIPQAMRVIIPPLTSQYLNLAKNSSLATAIGYPDLVGVFMGTTLNQTGQAVEIVAMTMAVYLIMSLSISALMNWYNKKMSLVER from the coding sequence ATGGCGGACCCGACAAAAACTCACGGCACATCCGGTCACGGCAAAACGGCGATTTGGAACGATCCCACGTTTCGATCCATCACCTTTCAGGTGTTGGCGGCCCTTGCGATCGGCTGGTTTTTCTACACGATTTTCGACAACACGCTGACCAATATGGAACGCCGCGGTATCACCACCGGCTTCGCGTTCCTCGACAGCACCGCCGGGTTCGGCATTTTGATGTCGCTCATCGAATACGATGAGACACACACCTACGGCGACACCTTCTATGTCGGCTTGTTGAACACGCTTCTGGTGTCCGTGATGGGCATCGTGACGGCGACCATCTTGGGCTTCATCATCGGCGTGGCGCGGTTGTCCAGCAACTGGCTGATCGCCAAGATAGCCTCGGTGTACGTTGAAATCCTGCGCAACATTCCGTTGCTGCTGCAGATCTTCTTTTGGTATTTCGCGGTTCTGTCGACCTTGCCGCACCCGCGCGACAGCATCAATCTGTTGGACGGCGTGTTTCTCAACGGTCGCGGCCTGTACATTCCGGGGCCCATTCCCGAAAGCGGCTTTGGTATCGTTACCGCAGTCTTCCTGATGGCGGTCGTGGCATCGTTCGTGATTGTGCGCTGGGCCAACAAGCGCCAGATGGAAACCGGCCAGCCGTTTCCCTCGTTGTTGACCTCTTTGGGATTGATTGTCGTCTTGCCGCTGTTGGTGTTTGCCGTTATGGGCATGCCGATGAGCTTTGATTATCCGGCACTGAAGGGCTTCAACTTCCAAGGCGGCATCCGGGTTATTCCCGAACTGATGGCGCTTTGGTGGGCCTTGTCGCTCTACACTGCGGCCTTCATCGCCGAGATCGTGCGCGCGGGCATTCTCGCCGTTAGTCACGGCCAGACCGAAGCCGCCCATGCGCTGGGCCTGCGCAACGGCCCGACCCTGCGTTTGATCGTCATTCCCCAGGCCATGCGCGTGATCATTCCGCCGCTGACGTCTCAGTATTTGAACTTGGCCAAGAACTCGTCCCTGGCAACCGCCATCGGTTATCCCGATTTGGTCGGTGTGTTCATGGGCACGACCTTGAACCAAACGGGTCAAGCCGTGGAAATCGTCGCGATGACCATGGCGGTTTACTTGATCATGAGCCTGTCCATTTCGGCGCTGATGAACTGGTACAACAAAAAAATGTCCCTGGTCGAAAGATAG
- the metC gene encoding cystathionine beta-lyase — MTISPKNKHGDTRLTTSGRNPEANFGIVNPPVYHASTVTFPTVAALRDAEKHRFDRVYYGRYGTPTTFAFEEAVADLEGAAHCVAVPSGMAAIAVSLAATLHAGEHVLVSDSVYFPTISYCKGFLKKFGVEVSYFPPMASAAELKSLMRDNTKIVFTEAPGSITFEVQDIPMIADIAHAGGAKVVMDNTWSAGYHFKPFEHGVDISVQAATKYIVGHSDAMLGTLTVNDRSLYEHIKITQVGLGYSTSPDDCYLGLRGLRSLATRLPRHESTGLKLAEWLAACPEVETVLHPALPSCPGHDIFKRDFTGSSGLFGVVLKDGPTEQDLARMLDGMELFAMGYSWGGFESLIIPSDPRTMRTTYDWPYNQPVLRIHAGLEDPDDLLADLEAGLKRLST; from the coding sequence ATGACTATTTCACCTAAAAACAAGCATGGCGACACCCGACTCACGACATCAGGTCGCAACCCCGAAGCCAATTTCGGTATCGTCAATCCGCCTGTGTATCATGCTTCGACCGTAACCTTTCCGACCGTCGCCGCGTTGCGCGATGCGGAGAAGCACCGCTTCGACCGGGTCTATTACGGACGTTACGGTACCCCGACCACGTTCGCCTTCGAAGAGGCCGTTGCCGACCTGGAAGGCGCGGCCCACTGCGTTGCGGTGCCGTCCGGCATGGCGGCCATCGCTGTGTCGCTGGCGGCGACCTTGCACGCGGGCGAACACGTCCTGGTCAGCGACAGCGTCTATTTCCCGACCATTTCCTATTGTAAGGGGTTCTTGAAAAAATTCGGCGTCGAGGTGTCGTATTTCCCGCCAATGGCAAGCGCGGCGGAACTGAAATCCCTGATGCGCGACAACACCAAGATCGTATTCACCGAAGCACCAGGCTCTATCACCTTCGAAGTCCAAGACATCCCGATGATCGCCGACATCGCCCACGCGGGCGGTGCCAAGGTGGTGATGGATAACACCTGGTCGGCCGGATACCATTTCAAACCGTTCGAACACGGCGTGGACATTTCGGTGCAGGCCGCGACCAAGTATATCGTCGGCCATTCGGACGCCATGCTCGGCACGTTGACGGTCAACGACCGCAGTCTTTACGAACACATCAAGATCACCCAGGTGGGGCTCGGCTATTCGACCTCGCCGGACGATTGTTATCTGGGGCTGCGCGGACTGCGGTCCCTGGCGACGCGGCTGCCGCGTCACGAAAGCACCGGCCTCAAGCTGGCCGAGTGGCTGGCGGCGTGTCCCGAAGTCGAAACCGTTCTGCACCCCGCCCTACCCAGCTGCCCGGGCCACGATATCTTCAAGCGCGATTTCACCGGGTCATCGGGTTTGTTCGGCGTGGTGCTGAAGGACGGCCCGACGGAACAAGATCTGGCGCGTATGCTCGACGGCATGGAACTGTTTGCCATGGGCTACAGTTGGGGCGGTTTCGAAAGCCTGATCATCCCGTCCGATCCGCGCACCATGCGCACCACCTACGACTGGCCGTACAACCAGCCGGTGCTGCGCATTCATGCCGGTTTGGAAGACCCCGACGACTTGCTTGCCGATCTGGAAGCGGGGCTCAAGCGTCTTTCGACCTGA
- a CDS encoding amino acid ABC transporter ATP-binding protein, whose translation MENATSNELAVQLVDVNKWYGEFHVLKNINLNVSPGERIVICGPSGSGKSTMIRCINRLEEHQAGQIIVNGIELTEDLKRIDEVRREVGMCFQHFNLFPHLTVLENCTLAPIWVRKMPKAEAEKIAMHYLERVKIPEQAGKYPGQLSGGQQQRVAIARSLCMNPKIMLFDEPTSALDPEMIKEVLDVMVELANEGMTMLCVTHEMGFAKLVANRVIFMDAGQIVEENEPHEFFDNPQNDRTKLFLSQILNH comes from the coding sequence ATGGAAAACGCAACTTCGAACGAACTGGCCGTCCAACTGGTGGACGTCAACAAATGGTACGGTGAGTTTCATGTTCTGAAAAACATCAACCTCAATGTCTCGCCGGGTGAACGCATTGTTATTTGCGGGCCGTCCGGGTCCGGCAAATCGACCATGATCCGCTGCATCAACCGTCTGGAGGAACACCAGGCGGGGCAAATCATCGTCAACGGCATCGAGCTGACCGAAGATCTCAAGCGCATCGACGAGGTGCGCCGCGAGGTCGGCATGTGCTTCCAGCACTTCAACTTGTTCCCGCATCTGACGGTGTTGGAAAACTGCACTTTGGCGCCGATTTGGGTGCGCAAGATGCCCAAGGCCGAAGCCGAGAAAATCGCCATGCATTATCTGGAACGCGTGAAGATTCCGGAACAGGCGGGCAAGTATCCCGGTCAGCTTTCCGGCGGTCAGCAACAACGTGTGGCGATTGCGCGCTCGTTGTGCATGAACCCGAAAATCATGCTGTTCGACGAGCCGACCTCGGCGCTCGATCCGGAAATGATCAAGGAAGTGCTCGACGTCATGGTCGAGCTGGCCAACGAAGGCATGACCATGTTGTGCGTCACCCACGAAATGGGCTTCGCCAAGCTGGTCGCCAATCGGGTGATCTTCATGGATGCCGGTCAGATCGTCGAAGAAAACGAACCCCATGAGTTCTTTGACAATCCGCAAAATGATCGCACCAAGCTGTTCCTCAGCCAAATCTTGAACCATTGA
- a CDS encoding DUF2336 domain-containing protein → MQGDSDVSRLLALSRDRSAEGRRRLVTLIGELFSDERGQISDKEKNLILEILEKTISEIEQSVRAQISVRLSAMPDVPESLISFLANDTSEVAFPILKDSGVLKDEDLIEIIKKRSQEHQIAISMRRKVSVDVSQELINTGSEKVIVSLLNNANASISQAAYEYLEAESRRVDTFQEPLLRREDLPPKIAQRMYLWVSAALREMIAQNYDLDEGIIDEVLEQTAMDLYTSEIGESEYSGKSKHLAEELVRGGQANSELLINVLSVGEVHLFVSLLSTISGVRENLILKLTLEPEGEGLAVICKGLGYDKEVYASLLGLLGRTQMESSSQFKNNVRTALVFYDSFTKEVAERVLNHWRRNQDYLSALRAVGIRDD, encoded by the coding sequence GTGCAAGGTGACTCCGATGTCAGCAGGCTTCTGGCTTTATCTCGTGACAGGTCGGCCGAGGGACGGCGCCGTCTGGTCACGTTGATTGGCGAGCTTTTTTCTGACGAACGAGGCCAAATCTCCGACAAAGAAAAAAATCTGATTCTGGAGATTTTGGAAAAAACAATCAGCGAAATCGAACAATCCGTGCGGGCGCAGATCAGCGTGCGATTATCAGCCATGCCCGATGTTCCTGAAAGCCTCATTTCATTTTTGGCGAACGATACGTCCGAGGTCGCGTTCCCGATCCTCAAGGACAGCGGTGTTCTCAAGGATGAGGATCTGATCGAGATCATCAAGAAAAGATCTCAAGAGCACCAGATCGCGATTTCGATGCGCCGCAAAGTCAGCGTGGACGTGTCCCAAGAGCTCATCAATACGGGCAGTGAAAAAGTCATCGTATCGTTGCTGAACAATGCCAACGCGTCGATTTCGCAAGCGGCGTACGAGTATCTGGAGGCGGAATCACGACGGGTCGACACCTTTCAAGAACCGTTGTTGCGTCGTGAAGACCTTCCGCCCAAAATTGCCCAACGTATGTACTTGTGGGTATCCGCGGCTTTGCGCGAAATGATCGCTCAGAACTATGACTTAGACGAGGGCATTATCGATGAGGTGCTCGAGCAGACGGCCATGGATCTTTACACCTCGGAGATAGGTGAGAGCGAGTATAGCGGTAAATCGAAACACCTCGCCGAAGAACTGGTGCGAGGCGGCCAAGCCAATAGCGAGCTGTTGATTAATGTGCTGTCGGTCGGAGAAGTGCATCTGTTTGTGTCCTTGCTGTCGACCATATCGGGGGTCCGGGAAAATTTGATTTTGAAGCTGACCCTGGAACCCGAAGGGGAAGGGCTCGCCGTCATCTGCAAGGGACTTGGCTACGACAAAGAGGTCTATGCATCCTTATTAGGCCTGCTTGGGCGTACACAAATGGAAAGCAGTTCCCAATTCAAAAACAATGTGCGAACGGCCTTGGTTTTTTACGATAGCTTCACCAAAGAGGTTGCGGAACGCGTTTTAAATCATTGGCGCCGCAATCAAGACTATTTGTCGGCTTTGCGTGCTGTTGGCATACGGGATGACTGA
- the sseA gene encoding 3-mercaptopyruvate sulfurtransferase has translation MKFKHPEALVSGEWLQAHLDAPDVRIVDATYHLPHADRDAYEEWTYRHIPGAVHFDIDKICDSDTDLPHMLPSAEKFSSHVRKLGLGDGNKIVIYDSNGGYMAACRVWWMFRLFGHKDVCVLDGGLVRWGKERRPIETDEPIVQERHFTARMNNALVKTKKQMLDNLESHKFQVIDARNEGRYKGVDHEPRPTERMGHIPGSVNLPFTYITPPSQDFTFRSPEDICELINGVGIDMNKPAVATCGSGVTACVVAFALYLLGKEDVAVYDGSWAEWGDDPNVPINV, from the coding sequence ATGAAATTCAAACACCCAGAGGCCCTGGTCAGCGGCGAATGGCTCCAAGCGCATCTCGATGCGCCGGACGTGCGCATCGTCGACGCCACCTATCACCTGCCCCACGCCGACCGCGACGCTTATGAAGAATGGACCTACCGCCATATCCCCGGCGCGGTGCATTTCGACATCGATAAAATCTGCGACAGCGACACCGATCTGCCGCACATGTTGCCGAGCGCGGAAAAGTTTTCATCCCACGTGCGCAAGCTGGGTCTGGGCGACGGCAACAAGATCGTCATTTACGACAGCAACGGCGGCTATATGGCGGCGTGCCGGGTGTGGTGGATGTTCCGTTTGTTCGGTCACAAAGACGTGTGCGTGCTCGATGGCGGTTTGGTCCGCTGGGGCAAGGAACGCCGTCCCATCGAAACCGACGAACCGATCGTGCAAGAGCGCCATTTCACCGCGCGCATGAACAATGCCCTGGTCAAAACCAAAAAGCAGATGCTCGACAATCTGGAAAGCCACAAGTTCCAAGTCATCGACGCCCGCAACGAAGGCCGCTACAAGGGCGTTGACCACGAACCGCGCCCAACCGAACGCATGGGCCATATTCCCGGTTCGGTCAACCTGCCGTTCACCTATATCACGCCACCGTCCCAGGACTTCACCTTTCGCAGCCCCGAAGACATCTGCGAATTGATCAACGGTGTCGGGATCGACATGAACAAGCCTGCCGTCGCCACCTGCGGTTCCGGCGTCACGGCTTGTGTTGTCGCGTTCGCGCTGTATCTGTTGGGCAAGGAAGACGTCGCCGTCTACGACGGATCGTGGGCTGAATGGGGCGACGACCCCAACGTGCCGATCAACGTCTAA